Proteins co-encoded in one Christiangramia fulva genomic window:
- a CDS encoding ZIP family metal transporter, whose translation MQGVIEYFKSIDPVLAALYATIFTWGLTALGASLVFLLRGMNRAFFDGMLGFTGGVMVAASFWSLLAPGIEMSPGEGFAKVIPAVIGFSLGALFIFALDKILPHLHVNFKETEKEGVKTAWHKSILLTLAITLHNIPEGLAIGVLFGGVSAGFEGATIGGAVALAIGIGLQNFPEGFAVAMPLRRQGLSRWKCFNYGQLSAIVEPIAAVLGAWAVMTFKPVLPYALCFAAGAMIFVVVEEVVPESQQSAHTDISTLGFIGGFMIMMTLDVGLA comes from the coding sequence ATGCAAGGAGTTATTGAATATTTTAAAAGTATTGATCCCGTTCTGGCGGCTCTTTACGCAACAATTTTCACCTGGGGGTTAACCGCTTTAGGAGCTTCACTGGTTTTTCTTTTAAGAGGAATGAATCGAGCATTTTTTGATGGAATGCTGGGTTTTACGGGGGGTGTAATGGTGGCAGCCAGCTTTTGGAGCTTGCTTGCTCCGGGAATTGAAATGAGCCCGGGGGAAGGTTTTGCAAAGGTAATTCCGGCTGTGATCGGCTTCTCGCTCGGCGCCCTTTTTATTTTCGCACTTGATAAGATCCTGCCGCACCTGCATGTAAATTTTAAAGAAACTGAAAAAGAAGGGGTAAAAACTGCCTGGCATAAATCTATACTTCTTACCCTGGCTATTACCTTACATAATATTCCTGAAGGGCTTGCTATTGGAGTGCTTTTTGGGGGTGTGAGCGCCGGCTTTGAGGGCGCAACCATTGGAGGGGCCGTTGCTCTGGCCATTGGTATTGGTTTGCAGAATTTTCCTGAAGGTTTTGCCGTGGCTATGCCTCTACGCCGCCAGGGACTCAGCAGGTGGAAATGTTTTAATTACGGCCAGCTTTCTGCAATAGTTGAGCCTATTGCCGCGGTTTTAGGTGCCTGGGCGGTGATGACCTTTAAACCTGTCTTGCCCTATGCTTTATGTTTTGCCGCCGGCGCCATGATTTTTGTGGTGGTAGAAGAGGTGGTACCAGAATCACAGCAAAGTGCGCATACTGATATCTCAACACTTGGTTTTATCGGAGGATTTATGATTATGATGACGCTGGATGTGGGACTTGCTTAA
- a CDS encoding FeoB-associated Cys-rich membrane protein has translation MVSLQEILVFIIFLIAAGYLVTKFIWKPAFLGGKKKSGSCGVSDCGCDH, from the coding sequence ATGGTAAGTTTACAGGAAATATTAGTATTTATAATTTTTTTGATTGCTGCTGGCTATCTGGTGACCAAGTTCATCTGGAAGCCAGCGTTTTTAGGTGGAAAAAAGAAATCAGGTTCCTGCGGAGTTTCTGATTGTGGCTGCGATCATTAA
- a CDS encoding metal-dependent transcriptional regulator has protein sequence MGISLSEENYLKAIFHLEGTAKNGVSTNAIAEEMQTKASSVTDMVKKLSDKDLVKYRKYQGVKLSPKGRKEAVKIVRNHRLWEYFLVEKLDFNWDQVHEVAEQLEHIKSEKLIHELDRFLGYPKRDPHGDPIPDEEGNFAKTSRILLSECREGETAIVMGVKDSSASFLRYLDKNNIALGSKITLLHKEDFDQSVLVETSEGQMSLSKKTAFNLFVKIQENEG, from the coding sequence ATGGGGATCAGTCTTTCTGAAGAAAACTATTTAAAAGCCATTTTTCATCTGGAAGGAACAGCAAAAAATGGCGTTAGCACAAATGCGATTGCCGAAGAAATGCAAACAAAGGCATCGTCGGTGACCGATATGGTTAAAAAGTTATCAGATAAAGATCTGGTGAAATATCGGAAATATCAGGGCGTGAAACTGAGTCCAAAAGGCAGGAAAGAAGCTGTAAAAATAGTGCGGAACCACCGTTTGTGGGAATATTTTCTGGTAGAGAAACTCGATTTTAACTGGGATCAGGTGCATGAGGTTGCAGAGCAACTGGAACATATAAAATCTGAAAAACTCATACATGAGCTGGATCGATTTCTCGGTTATCCGAAAAGAGATCCGCATGGCGATCCAATTCCAGACGAGGAAGGAAATTTTGCAAAAACCAGCCGAATTCTCCTGAGCGAATGCCGTGAAGGTGAAACCGCCATTGTGATGGGAGTTAAAGATTCATCGGCATCTTTTCTTCGGTATTTAGATAAGAATAACATTGCTCTTGGAAGTAAGATCACCCTTTTGCACAAAGAAGATTTTGATCAGTCTGTATTGGTGGAAACTTCAGAAGGGCAGATGAGTCTTTCCAAAAAGACGGCTTTTAATCTTTTTGTAAAAATACAGGAAAATGAAGGCTAA
- a CDS encoding ATP-binding protein, translating into MIKRILEKKIENRFGTGKAILLIGPRQVGKTTLFNKLLEGKEFLFLNGDDPTVRKLLSNPNLEQLRNIIGTHKIVFIDEAQRIENIGLTLKLITDQMKSVQLLVSGSSAFELNNQTQEPLTGRKWEYQLYPISWNEFESHMGFLKAEQQLELRIIYGMYPDVINNFGEEKDILKQLTDSYLYKDILSYGGIRKPEVLEKLLRALAFQIGCEVSYNELSQLLGIDKKTVAAYIDLLCQAFVIFKLPSFSRNLRNEIKTNHKIFFYDTGVRNMVIGDLTPWENRQDKGNLWENFLIAERLKNRAYNNSLAKGYFWRTVKQQEIDYIEEEAGILKGFEIKWNQNRKVKVPKKFSETYDAKVTIINRNNFRDFLKNG; encoded by the coding sequence ATGATTAAAAGAATATTAGAAAAGAAAATAGAAAATCGATTTGGAACTGGGAAGGCCATTCTTTTAATTGGTCCAAGGCAGGTAGGTAAAACTACCCTTTTCAATAAATTATTAGAAGGGAAAGAATTCCTTTTTTTAAATGGAGATGACCCAACGGTAAGAAAATTATTATCCAACCCTAATTTAGAACAACTCAGAAATATAATAGGGACTCATAAAATAGTTTTTATAGATGAAGCCCAACGTATAGAAAATATTGGGCTTACCCTCAAATTAATTACTGATCAAATGAAATCAGTTCAACTTTTAGTCAGCGGTTCGTCAGCCTTCGAATTGAACAACCAGACTCAAGAACCGTTGACAGGCAGAAAATGGGAATATCAGCTCTATCCTATTTCCTGGAATGAATTTGAATCACATATGGGATTTCTTAAGGCGGAGCAACAGTTAGAATTACGAATAATATATGGGATGTATCCTGATGTGATAAATAATTTCGGCGAAGAAAAGGATATTCTAAAACAACTAACGGATAGCTACTTATATAAGGATATTTTGAGTTATGGCGGAATTCGGAAACCAGAGGTCCTTGAAAAATTATTACGGGCCCTTGCCTTTCAAATTGGCTGTGAAGTGAGTTATAATGAATTATCCCAGTTATTAGGAATTGATAAAAAGACAGTAGCAGCCTACATTGACCTCCTTTGCCAGGCGTTTGTAATATTCAAACTTCCAAGCTTCAGTAGAAATTTACGAAACGAAATAAAAACTAATCATAAAATATTCTTTTATGATACTGGCGTCAGAAATATGGTAATCGGTGATTTAACGCCTTGGGAAAATAGACAGGATAAAGGTAATTTATGGGAAAACTTTTTGATAGCTGAACGTCTAAAGAACAGGGCCTACAATAATTCCCTTGCTAAAGGGTATTTTTGGAGAACCGTGAAACAACAGGAAATTGATTATATCGAAGAAGAAGCGGGAATATTAAAAGGCTTTGAAATTAAGTGGAATCAAAATAGAAAAGTAAAAGTACCTAAGAAGTTTTCAGAAACATATGATGCGAAGGTAACGATTATCAATAGAAATAATTTCAGAGATTTTTTAAAAAACGGATAA
- a CDS encoding SCO family protein, translating to MLKFFARYKTFAIVMFILSVIIIYTIYNLYKPEERLPIYQPDMVNAELVDSTVQNVRKYHRIADFKLINQNGDTITQDFYKNKIYVADFFFTTCVTICPIMTDHMVKIQEKIKDDPEVLLLSHSVFPVADSVPALKKYAEEKGVIDEKWNLVTGDKKQIYELARKSYLATKTTGDGGKYDMIHTENFVLVDKERRIRGFYDGTDPKAIEQLMHDIGVLEKEYK from the coding sequence ATGCTAAAGTTTTTTGCTCGCTATAAGACATTCGCTATTGTAATGTTTATACTTTCTGTAATCATTATTTACACCATCTACAATCTTTACAAACCCGAAGAAAGGCTTCCTATATATCAGCCTGATATGGTAAATGCCGAACTGGTAGATTCTACCGTTCAGAATGTTCGGAAATACCACCGTATTGCCGATTTCAAATTAATAAACCAAAACGGTGATACCATCACCCAGGATTTTTATAAAAATAAGATCTATGTGGCCGATTTCTTCTTTACTACCTGTGTGACCATTTGCCCTATAATGACCGATCATATGGTGAAAATACAGGAAAAAATCAAAGACGACCCTGAGGTGTTATTGCTTTCCCATAGCGTTTTTCCGGTGGCCGACAGTGTCCCGGCCTTAAAGAAATACGCCGAAGAAAAAGGTGTTATCGATGAAAAATGGAATCTTGTTACCGGCGATAAGAAGCAAATCTATGAACTGGCTAGAAAATCGTACCTGGCTACCAAAACTACCGGAGATGGCGGGAAGTATGATATGATCCATACCGAAAATTTCGTGCTTGTGGATAAAGAACGGCGAATCCGGGGATTTTATGACGGGACCGACCCAAAAGCTATCGAACAGCTTATGCACGATATTGGGGTTCTGGAAAAAGAATATAAGTAA
- a CDS encoding FeoA family protein has protein sequence MKVTVANLKRGQRGIIKDFSADMLPLKLLEMGCLPGNVVELVQTAPFKDPMYLNINGSHLAIRKETALLIEIELIS, from the coding sequence ATGAAGGTAACGGTTGCTAATCTCAAAAGGGGCCAGCGCGGGATCATCAAAGACTTCTCGGCCGATATGCTCCCTTTAAAGTTACTGGAAATGGGCTGCCTGCCCGGCAATGTGGTCGAGCTGGTACAAACCGCTCCCTTCAAAGACCCGATGTATCTGAATATCAACGGAAGTCATCTGGCTATTAGAAAAGAAACTGCCCTTTTAATCGAAATTGAATTGATAAGCTAA
- a CDS encoding BrxA/BrxB family bacilliredoxin, with translation MYPAELVKPMREDLTSIGFEELHTVEDVEKAMEKKGTTLVVVNSVCGCAAANARPGARLSLQNAKTPDNLFTVFAGVDKEATEKARGYMLPFPPSSPSMALFKDGELVHMLERHHIEGRPAEMIAENLMGAYNEYC, from the coding sequence ATGTATCCAGCAGAATTGGTGAAACCAATGAGAGAAGATCTAACCAGCATTGGTTTTGAAGAATTGCACACCGTGGAAGATGTAGAAAAGGCGATGGAGAAAAAAGGAACCACGCTTGTAGTTGTGAATTCGGTTTGTGGCTGTGCCGCTGCCAATGCCCGACCAGGAGCCAGACTTTCTCTTCAGAATGCCAAAACACCCGATAATTTATTTACCGTTTTCGCCGGAGTAGATAAGGAAGCTACTGAAAAGGCTCGTGGTTATATGCTGCCTTTCCCTCCTTCTTCTCCTTCCATGGCGCTTTTTAAAGACGGAGAGCTCGTTCATATGTTGGAACGCCATCATATTGAAGGCCGTCCGGCTGAAATGATCGCAGAAAACCTTATGGGAGCTTACAACGAATATTGCTAG
- a CDS encoding Nramp family divalent metal transporter, protein MKAKEKLKRSLEEVHGSVNASDQKTFWRKIFAFLGPAYLVSVGYMDPGNWATDIAGGSQFGYSLLWVLLMSNIMALLLQSLCTRLGIVSGLDLAQASRKEYPKFVNFILYILAEIAIAATDLAEVVGMAIGLELLFHIPLLWGVSITVFDSFLLLFLMNKGIRRMEAFIISLVAVIGLCFFLELFFAKPDLAEIATGFIPEIKNNRALYIAIGIIGATVMPHNLYLHSSLVQTRKIIPTKAGIKQALKYNFADSAIALNFAFFVNAAILILAASVFYKNGIYQVAEIKDAHALLEPLLGSSLAPVLFALALIAAGQSSTLTGTLAGQIVMEGYLNLRIQPWVRRLITRLLAIIPALLTIYFFGESSTGELLVLSQVVLSLQLGFAVIPLIHFVSDNKMMKGYQIKWPIAAASWLITIIIVSLNVKLVNDEIINWLQNSENPFWIWIFVIPVAIGAVLLLLFIGLWPYIKRFFAEKETKMVPHITASQIGQLSIPKAYQNIAVAVDFSTADSKSIASALQIGGKEAKYTLVHIVETPGAILYGNQIKDFETSSDMEFLEDYRSELENNGYQINIQLGFGLSKKALPKIVNSGDFDLLVLGSHGHAFFKDLLFGTTVDKVRHRIKIPVFIS, encoded by the coding sequence ATGAAGGCTAAGGAAAAGCTGAAGAGATCTCTGGAAGAGGTGCATGGTTCGGTAAACGCCTCTGACCAAAAAACCTTTTGGAGGAAAATCTTCGCCTTTTTGGGCCCTGCCTACCTGGTAAGTGTTGGATATATGGATCCCGGGAACTGGGCCACCGATATTGCCGGCGGAAGCCAGTTTGGATATTCTCTGTTGTGGGTGCTGCTCATGTCTAACATCATGGCGCTATTGCTCCAGAGTTTGTGCACCAGGCTTGGGATCGTTAGTGGTCTTGATCTGGCACAGGCCTCCCGAAAAGAATATCCCAAATTTGTTAATTTTATTCTTTATATTTTGGCTGAAATAGCCATTGCTGCTACCGATCTTGCCGAAGTGGTGGGAATGGCCATAGGCCTTGAGCTTCTTTTCCATATTCCACTCCTTTGGGGCGTAAGCATTACGGTTTTTGACAGTTTTTTGCTGCTTTTTTTAATGAATAAAGGGATTCGCAGAATGGAAGCCTTTATCATTTCTTTGGTAGCGGTCATCGGTTTGTGTTTCTTTCTGGAATTGTTTTTCGCAAAACCCGATTTAGCTGAAATAGCAACTGGTTTTATCCCTGAAATTAAGAACAATCGTGCCCTTTATATCGCAATTGGAATTATCGGTGCGACGGTGATGCCTCATAATCTTTACCTTCACTCCTCGCTGGTACAAACCAGAAAGATCATACCAACTAAAGCGGGCATAAAACAGGCATTGAAGTATAATTTTGCCGATTCGGCAATCGCCCTGAATTTTGCCTTTTTTGTCAATGCTGCCATTCTCATTCTTGCCGCTTCGGTCTTTTACAAAAATGGAATTTACCAGGTTGCGGAAATTAAGGACGCCCATGCCCTGCTGGAACCTTTACTCGGAAGTTCTCTGGCACCTGTTCTCTTTGCACTCGCCCTGATCGCGGCGGGACAAAGTTCTACGCTAACAGGAACCCTGGCAGGACAGATCGTAATGGAAGGTTACCTGAATTTGCGGATTCAGCCCTGGGTACGAAGACTCATTACCAGGCTTCTTGCCATTATTCCCGCCTTGCTTACCATTTATTTTTTTGGGGAAAGTTCCACCGGTGAATTACTGGTACTTAGCCAGGTCGTGCTAAGCCTGCAACTGGGATTTGCCGTGATTCCGTTAATTCATTTCGTTAGTGATAACAAAATGATGAAGGGATACCAGATAAAATGGCCCATTGCAGCAGCTTCCTGGCTCATTACCATAATCATAGTTTCTTTAAATGTAAAGCTGGTAAACGATGAGATAATCAATTGGCTTCAGAATTCCGAAAACCCGTTTTGGATCTGGATTTTCGTTATTCCGGTTGCTATTGGGGCCGTATTGCTCCTTCTGTTCATCGGTTTATGGCCCTATATCAAAAGATTTTTCGCTGAAAAAGAGACCAAAATGGTCCCTCATATAACAGCTTCACAAATTGGGCAACTTTCTATTCCGAAAGCTTATCAGAATATTGCGGTAGCGGTCGATTTTTCTACAGCCGATAGTAAAAGTATCGCTTCGGCATTACAAATTGGAGGAAAAGAAGCAAAATACACCCTTGTTCATATTGTGGAAACGCCGGGAGCTATTCTTTATGGAAATCAGATAAAAGATTTCGAAACCTCCAGCGATATGGAGTTTCTTGAAGATTATAGATCGGAGCTCGAAAATAACGGCTACCAAATAAATATTCAACTCGGTTTCGGGCTTTCCAAAAAAGCTTTGCCAAAAATTGTAAATTCCGGTGATTTTGATTTACTGGTTTTAGGTAGTCACGGCCATGCCTTTTTTAAAGATCTCCTCTTCGGAACTACCGTAGATAAGGTTCGCCATCGTATTAAAATACCAGTTTTTATTTCATAA
- a CDS encoding TerB family tellurite resistance protein: MIKWLAAVLGFMYARIPGAILGFIIGTLLDNYIRSTGGLLNSWFGEQKQHVSPGDFELNLLSLCSIVIKADGHVSQQELDYVRTYFVQSYGKERANATFRTFNEVVKNRQVSASRIGRYLAAKTRYATRLQIIHFLFGIAQADGRVSEPEAEVIQEIAGYLQLNRRDFESIKAMFFKKADYAYTILEIEKNASNEEVKKAYRKMAKKYHPDKLGHMDEAYRKGAEEKFRKVQEAYELIQKERGM, translated from the coding sequence ATGATCAAATGGCTTGCCGCAGTCCTCGGATTTATGTATGCCCGCATTCCGGGGGCGATACTTGGCTTTATTATAGGTACACTGCTCGACAATTATATACGTTCCACCGGCGGATTGCTTAATTCCTGGTTTGGCGAACAGAAACAGCATGTTTCTCCCGGTGATTTTGAACTGAATCTCCTTTCCCTGTGCTCCATAGTGATCAAGGCTGACGGCCATGTTTCTCAACAGGAACTCGATTATGTAAGAACCTATTTCGTCCAGTCTTACGGAAAGGAGCGCGCAAATGCCACTTTTCGCACCTTTAATGAAGTGGTGAAGAACCGGCAGGTTTCGGCTTCGAGAATTGGCAGGTACCTTGCTGCAAAAACCAGATATGCGACCCGGCTTCAAATCATTCATTTTTTATTCGGCATAGCTCAGGCCGATGGCCGCGTGAGTGAGCCGGAAGCGGAGGTCATCCAGGAAATTGCAGGATATCTTCAGCTCAACCGCCGCGATTTTGAAAGCATAAAGGCCATGTTCTTTAAAAAGGCCGATTATGCTTATACCATTCTCGAGATTGAAAAAAATGCCAGCAATGAGGAGGTGAAAAAAGCCTACCGGAAAATGGCCAAAAAGTACCATCCCGATAAACTCGGACATATGGATGAAGCCTACCGAAAAGGCGCCGAGGAAAAATTCAGAAAAGTCCAGGAAGCTTACGAACTAATTCAAAAGGAGAGAGGTATGTAA
- the feoB gene encoding ferrous iron transport protein B — protein MAKQINVALIGNPNTGKTSVFNQLTGLNQKVGNYPGITVEKKEGICKLPRGLKAHIIDLPGTYSLNASSFDENVVIELLLNKNDKDYPDVAVVVSDVENLKRNLLLFTQVKDLGIPTILVVNMADRMKRKGISLNVEEFEEKLKTKVALVSARKRMGIDYLKELIINYRHLPIEPCLNASIIDPEYFNNLRQMFPNQSLYKLWLVITQDVNFGNISRSGINNAADFNTKSGSDLKRLQQKETILRYQFINGVLKETLTIDKDAATDLRSRLDRILTHKVWGYLIFFTILLTIFQAIYNWSSYPMDLIDTEFAKLAEWSNAVLPAGPFTSLISEGIIPGLGGIIIFIPQIAFLFLFISILEESGYMSRVVFLMDRIMRKFGLSGKSVVPLVSGTACAIPAVMATRNIEHWKERLITILVVPFTTCSARLPVYLIIIALVIPDKTILGLNYQGLTLMLLYLIGFGMAIFSAWILNKILKNKSKRYFVIEMPNYKLPMLKNVSINVVEKTKSFVFGAGKIILAISIILWVLASYGPGDKFENAEEIVKEKYQNPANVSDQKLENQIASYKLKHSYIGIMGQGIEPIVRPLGYDWKIGIAIISSFAAREVFVGTLATIYSVGSDEEETIKNRMAAETNPVLGGPLFTFASGVSLLLFYAFAMQCMSTLAIVKKETNTWKWPLLQLIVMSSFAYLVALLAFQLLK, from the coding sequence ATGGCAAAACAAATCAATGTTGCCTTAATAGGAAATCCTAATACTGGCAAAACCTCTGTTTTCAATCAGCTAACCGGCCTTAACCAGAAAGTGGGGAATTACCCGGGAATTACTGTTGAAAAAAAAGAAGGCATTTGTAAACTTCCGCGGGGGTTAAAAGCCCATATCATTGACCTGCCCGGTACTTATAGCCTGAATGCTTCTTCGTTTGATGAGAACGTGGTCATCGAACTGCTTCTTAATAAAAATGATAAAGATTATCCCGATGTTGCCGTTGTGGTAAGCGATGTGGAAAATCTGAAAAGAAATTTACTCCTCTTTACCCAGGTAAAAGATCTTGGTATTCCTACCATCCTGGTGGTAAACATGGCCGACAGGATGAAAAGAAAAGGCATCAGCCTTAATGTTGAGGAATTTGAAGAGAAATTGAAGACTAAGGTCGCCCTCGTGAGCGCCCGGAAAAGGATGGGAATTGATTATTTAAAAGAACTCATTATCAATTATCGGCATTTACCCATAGAGCCCTGCCTAAATGCTTCAATTATTGACCCGGAATATTTTAATAATCTACGACAAATGTTTCCCAACCAGTCGCTTTACAAGTTGTGGTTGGTGATCACCCAGGACGTCAATTTTGGCAACATCAGCAGGTCAGGGATCAACAACGCCGCTGATTTCAATACCAAGTCGGGAAGTGATCTTAAAAGGCTTCAGCAAAAGGAAACAATTTTAAGATATCAGTTCATAAACGGAGTTTTAAAAGAGACTTTAACGATAGATAAAGATGCTGCCACCGATCTTCGTTCCAGGCTGGATCGCATTCTCACTCATAAAGTGTGGGGATATTTGATATTCTTTACCATTCTTCTAACCATTTTTCAGGCTATCTATAACTGGTCAAGTTATCCCATGGATCTTATTGATACCGAATTTGCGAAGCTGGCAGAATGGTCTAATGCCGTTTTACCAGCCGGACCTTTTACAAGCCTCATCTCTGAAGGAATAATCCCCGGCCTGGGCGGAATTATCATTTTCATTCCTCAAATCGCATTTTTGTTCCTGTTTATTTCCATTCTTGAAGAATCGGGCTATATGAGCAGGGTAGTTTTCTTAATGGACAGGATTATGCGAAAGTTCGGTTTAAGCGGAAAAAGCGTGGTTCCCTTGGTTTCTGGAACCGCCTGTGCCATCCCCGCAGTCATGGCTACAAGAAATATTGAACACTGGAAGGAACGTCTTATCACCATTCTGGTGGTTCCGTTCACCACCTGTTCGGCACGCTTGCCCGTTTATCTAATTATCATCGCGCTAGTGATTCCCGATAAGACGATACTCGGACTGAATTATCAGGGCTTAACCCTTATGCTGCTTTATCTTATCGGTTTCGGAATGGCAATTTTTTCAGCATGGATCCTCAACAAGATCCTTAAAAACAAATCCAAACGATATTTTGTAATTGAAATGCCTAATTACAAGCTGCCTATGCTGAAAAATGTCAGTATAAATGTAGTTGAGAAAACAAAATCATTCGTTTTCGGCGCCGGAAAAATTATCCTTGCTATTTCTATTATCCTCTGGGTGCTGGCGAGCTATGGGCCGGGCGATAAATTTGAAAACGCCGAAGAAATCGTTAAGGAAAAATATCAGAATCCTGCGAATGTTTCCGATCAAAAACTCGAAAATCAAATCGCTTCTTATAAATTGAAACATTCGTATATCGGCATCATGGGGCAGGGAATCGAGCCGATTGTACGACCTCTGGGGTATGACTGGAAAATTGGGATTGCCATTATCAGTTCTTTTGCCGCCCGGGAGGTATTTGTAGGGACTTTGGCTACTATCTATAGTGTGGGAAGTGATGAGGAAGAAACCATCAAAAATAGAATGGCCGCGGAAACAAACCCGGTTCTAGGTGGTCCCTTGTTCACCTTTGCAAGCGGCGTGAGCCTGCTGCTTTTTTATGCCTTCGCGATGCAGTGTATGAGTACGCTTGCCATTGTGAAAAAGGAAACTAATACCTGGAAATGGCCGTTATTACAGTTGATTGTTATGAGCAGCTTCGCATATTTGGTTGCTTTACTTGCATTTCAGCTGTTAAAATAG
- the rseP gene encoding RIP metalloprotease RseP, translated as MDPFLVKAIQLILSLSFLIILHEMGHFIPAKLFKTRVEKFFLFFDVKFALFKKKIGETVYGIGWLPLGGYVKISGMIDESMDKEQMAQPPQPWEFRSKPAWQRLIIMLGGVTVNLVLGFLIYMMIMFVWGRAIVGPEQMSEGFAIADTFKQYGFEDGDRILKVNGKDFENSLDINKHLFLRDVRSITVEHQNGEEETISIPDEIGIKMFHEGIMQPFVPINHPVIDTVAANMAAAKAGLQKGDSIISLNKHDIGYWHEIAPISVENKQKEIEVVFERDGEILSRNIEPDEEGKLGIGPLTNIKIKRKTYGFLQSISKGFDYGYWTLRDYVYQFKYVFTKKGASQLGGFGAIGGLFPDTWNWMGFWHTTALLSIILAFMNILPIPALDGGHVMFLLYEMITGRKPNDKFMEIAQMVGFFILIALVLYANGNDIYRWLFE; from the coding sequence ATGGATCCATTTTTAGTAAAAGCCATACAATTAATACTCAGTTTGTCCTTTTTGATCATACTTCATGAAATGGGGCATTTCATTCCGGCGAAACTTTTTAAGACGCGGGTAGAGAAATTTTTTCTGTTTTTTGATGTGAAGTTCGCCCTTTTTAAAAAGAAAATTGGTGAAACCGTCTACGGGATCGGTTGGTTACCTCTTGGGGGTTACGTAAAGATTTCGGGGATGATCGATGAAAGCATGGATAAGGAGCAGATGGCCCAACCGCCTCAACCCTGGGAGTTTCGAAGCAAACCAGCCTGGCAGCGATTGATTATCATGCTGGGAGGGGTTACCGTGAATCTGGTGCTGGGATTCCTGATCTATATGATGATCATGTTCGTTTGGGGCCGAGCCATAGTGGGGCCCGAACAAATGTCTGAAGGTTTTGCAATTGCTGATACTTTTAAACAATATGGATTTGAAGACGGAGACAGGATCCTGAAGGTAAACGGAAAGGATTTTGAAAATAGCCTCGACATTAATAAACATCTTTTTTTGAGGGATGTTCGAAGCATTACGGTTGAACATCAAAATGGGGAGGAAGAGACTATTTCGATTCCTGATGAGATAGGCATTAAAATGTTTCATGAAGGAATCATGCAACCTTTTGTGCCCATTAATCACCCGGTAATAGATACGGTAGCGGCTAATATGGCGGCGGCAAAAGCCGGTCTACAGAAGGGTGACAGCATTATTTCACTTAATAAACATGATATTGGATACTGGCATGAAATCGCGCCAATTTCTGTGGAAAATAAACAGAAGGAGATCGAAGTGGTTTTTGAAAGGGACGGGGAGATCCTCAGCCGTAATATCGAACCCGACGAAGAAGGTAAGTTGGGAATTGGTCCGCTTACCAATATCAAAATTAAAAGAAAGACCTACGGATTCCTTCAAAGCATCAGCAAAGGTTTTGATTATGGTTACTGGACCCTTCGGGACTATGTTTACCAGTTCAAATATGTATTTACCAAAAAAGGAGCCAGCCAGTTAGGAGGTTTTGGAGCTATTGGCGGTTTATTTCCCGATACCTGGAACTGGATGGGCTTTTGGCATACCACAGCTTTACTTTCTATCATCCTTGCTTTTATGAATATTTTGCCTATTCCGGCTTTAGATGGGGGGCATGTAATGTTCCTGCTTTATGAGATGATCACCGGCAGAAAACCGAACGATAAATTTATGGAAATTGCACAGATGGTAGGCTTCTTTATTCTTATCGCTTTGGTACTTTATGCTAACGGAAATGATATATATCGCTGGTTATTTGAATAG